From the genome of Xiphophorus couchianus chromosome 6, X_couchianus-1.0, whole genome shotgun sequence, one region includes:
- the LOC114146856 gene encoding 25-hydroxycholesterol 7-alpha-hydroxylase-like isoform X2: MSFLLPLLISLLLGLLLWILRGRTRKPGEPPLVKGWIPFVGKALDFGKDAHKFLEEHRREHGDVFTVRIAGKYMTFIMDPLLYPSIIKQGRQLDFHEFTNKVAPLTFGYPPVLRTAFPGLWEQIKRSFQLLQGDHLAPLTESMMGNLMLVFRQDHLNGESDWRRGSLYEFCCSVMFEATFLTIYGRPATGVRHGGMDRLRNDFHKFDNMFPFLIAQIPIWLLGRTLAVRQKLISYFLPQHMAQWTNTSQFIQRRAELFEQHDELKDVDKAAHHFAILWASVGNTLPATFWAAYFLVSQVEALKVVRQEIVDVLRDSGVDFSNSSDIMLSKEQLDKLVFLESAINESLRLSSASMNIRVAQEDFSLRLDSDRSVGVRKGDIIALYPQSLHLDPEVYDDPQTFRFDRFVQDGKGKTDFSKDRQKLSYFLMPFGSGSSMCPGRYFAINEIKQFVCLLLLYFDLQLEDGQNRPGLDPSRAGLGILLPSSDVRFRYRLRSV, encoded by the exons GAAACCAGGCGAGCCTCCACTGGTGAAAGGCTGGATCCCGTTCGTGGGGAAGGCTCTGGACTTCGGGAAGGACGCTCACAAGTTCCTGGAGGAACATAGGAGGGAGCATGGGGACGTGTTCACGGTCCGGATCGCAG GTAAATACATGACCTTCATCATGGACCCCCTGCTGTACCCCAGTATCATCAAGCAGGGCCGGCAGCTGGACTTCCACGAGTTCACCAACAAGGTGGCTCCTCTGACCTTCGGCTACCCGCCCGTCCTCCGCACCGCCTTCCCCGGCCTCTGGGAGCAGATCAAGCGCtccttccagctgctgcaggggGACCACCTGGCACCGCTGACAGAGAGCATGATGGGTAACCTGATGCTGGTGTTCCGTCAGGACCACCTGAACGGGGAAAGCGACTGGAGGAGAGGCAGCCTGTACGAGTTCTGCTGCTCCGTCATGTTCGAGGCCACATTCCTGACCATCTACGGCAGGCCAGCGACCGGCGTCCGCCACGGAGGGATGGACCGTCTGAGGAACGACTTCCACAAGTTCGACAACATGTTCCCGTTCCTCATCGCTCAGATTCCCATCTGGCTGCTGGGGCGGACCCTGGCCGTCCGCCAGAAGCTGATCTCCTACTTCCTGCCACAGCACATGGCCCAGTGGACCAACACTTCCCAGTTCATCCAGAGAAGAGCCGAGCTGTTTGAGCAGCACGACGAGCTGAAGGACGTCGATAAAGCTG CTCATCACTTCGCTATCCTGTGGGCGTCAGTGGGCAACACGCTCCCCGCTACCTTCTGGGCCGCCTACTTCCTGGTGAGTCAGGTGGAGGCGTTGAAGGTGGTGCGCCAGGAGATCGTTGATGTCCTGCGGGACAGTGGAGTGGACTTCAGCAACAGCAGCGACATCATGCTCAGCAAAGAGCAGCTGGACAAGCTCGTCTTTCTGG AGAGCGCCATCAACGAGAGCCTCCGCCTGTCCTCGGCCTCCATGAACATCCGGGTGGCCCAGGAGGACTTCAGTCTGCGGCTGGACTCCGACCGATCGGTGGGCGTCAGGAAGGGAGACATCATCGCCCTGTACCCTCAGAGTCTGCACCTGGACCCCGAGGTCTACGACGACCCACAG ACGTTCCGGTTTGACCGCTTCGTGCAGGACGGCAAAGGGAAGACAGATTTCTCCAAAGACAGACAGAAGCTGTCCTACTTCCTGATGCCGTTTGGTTCCGGATCGTCCATGTGTCCCGGTCGATACTTTGCCATCAACGAGATCAAGCAGTTtgtctgtctgctgctgctgtactTCGACCTGCAGCTGGAGGACGGGCAGAACCGACCCGGTCTGGACCCGAGCCGAGCCGGTCTGGGAATCCTGCTGCCCTCCTCGGATGTCCGGTTCCGCTACAGACTGCGGTCCGTGTGA
- the LOC114146856 gene encoding 25-hydroxycholesterol 7-alpha-hydroxylase-like isoform X1, whose translation MSFLLPLLISLLLGLLLWILRGRTRKPGEPPLVKGWIPFVGKALDFGKDAHKFLEEHRREHGDVFTVRIAGKYMTFIMDPLLYPSIIKQGRQLDFHEFTNKVAPLTFGYPPVLRTAFPGLWEQIKRSFQLLQGDHLAPLTESMMGNLMLVFRQDHLNGESDWRRGSLYEFCCSVMFEATFLTIYGRPATGVRHGGMDRLRNDFHKFDNMFPFLIAQIPIWLLGRTLAVRQKLISYFLPQHMAQWTNTSQFIQRRAELFEQHDELKDVDKAAHHFAILWASVGNTLPATFWAAYFLVSQVEALKVVRQEIVDVLRDSGVDFSNSSDIMLSKEQLDKLVFLGAFQFAFRSVVQRVDNGPSPSSESAINESLRLSSASMNIRVAQEDFSLRLDSDRSVGVRKGDIIALYPQSLHLDPEVYDDPQTFRFDRFVQDGKGKTDFSKDRQKLSYFLMPFGSGSSMCPGRYFAINEIKQFVCLLLLYFDLQLEDGQNRPGLDPSRAGLGILLPSSDVRFRYRLRSV comes from the exons GAAACCAGGCGAGCCTCCACTGGTGAAAGGCTGGATCCCGTTCGTGGGGAAGGCTCTGGACTTCGGGAAGGACGCTCACAAGTTCCTGGAGGAACATAGGAGGGAGCATGGGGACGTGTTCACGGTCCGGATCGCAG GTAAATACATGACCTTCATCATGGACCCCCTGCTGTACCCCAGTATCATCAAGCAGGGCCGGCAGCTGGACTTCCACGAGTTCACCAACAAGGTGGCTCCTCTGACCTTCGGCTACCCGCCCGTCCTCCGCACCGCCTTCCCCGGCCTCTGGGAGCAGATCAAGCGCtccttccagctgctgcaggggGACCACCTGGCACCGCTGACAGAGAGCATGATGGGTAACCTGATGCTGGTGTTCCGTCAGGACCACCTGAACGGGGAAAGCGACTGGAGGAGAGGCAGCCTGTACGAGTTCTGCTGCTCCGTCATGTTCGAGGCCACATTCCTGACCATCTACGGCAGGCCAGCGACCGGCGTCCGCCACGGAGGGATGGACCGTCTGAGGAACGACTTCCACAAGTTCGACAACATGTTCCCGTTCCTCATCGCTCAGATTCCCATCTGGCTGCTGGGGCGGACCCTGGCCGTCCGCCAGAAGCTGATCTCCTACTTCCTGCCACAGCACATGGCCCAGTGGACCAACACTTCCCAGTTCATCCAGAGAAGAGCCGAGCTGTTTGAGCAGCACGACGAGCTGAAGGACGTCGATAAAGCTG CTCATCACTTCGCTATCCTGTGGGCGTCAGTGGGCAACACGCTCCCCGCTACCTTCTGGGCCGCCTACTTCCTGGTGAGTCAGGTGGAGGCGTTGAAGGTGGTGCGCCAGGAGATCGTTGATGTCCTGCGGGACAGTGGAGTGGACTTCAGCAACAGCAGCGACATCATGCTCAGCAAAGAGCAGCTGGACAAGCTCGTCTTTCTGGGTGCGTTCCAGTTCGCGTTCAGGTCAGTGGTGCAGCGGGTCGATAACGGGCCGTCTCCATCCTCAGAGAGCGCCATCAACGAGAGCCTCCGCCTGTCCTCGGCCTCCATGAACATCCGGGTGGCCCAGGAGGACTTCAGTCTGCGGCTGGACTCCGACCGATCGGTGGGCGTCAGGAAGGGAGACATCATCGCCCTGTACCCTCAGAGTCTGCACCTGGACCCCGAGGTCTACGACGACCCACAG ACGTTCCGGTTTGACCGCTTCGTGCAGGACGGCAAAGGGAAGACAGATTTCTCCAAAGACAGACAGAAGCTGTCCTACTTCCTGATGCCGTTTGGTTCCGGATCGTCCATGTGTCCCGGTCGATACTTTGCCATCAACGAGATCAAGCAGTTtgtctgtctgctgctgctgtactTCGACCTGCAGCTGGAGGACGGGCAGAACCGACCCGGTCTGGACCCGAGCCGAGCCGGTCTGGGAATCCTGCTGCCCTCCTCGGATGTCCGGTTCCGCTACAGACTGCGGTCCGTGTGA
- the LOC114146856 gene encoding 25-hydroxycholesterol 7-alpha-hydroxylase-like isoform X3, giving the protein MSFLLPLLISLLLGLLLWILRGRTRKPGEPPLVKGWIPFVGKALDFGKDAHKFLEEHRREHGDVFTVRIAGKYMTFIMDPLLYPSIIKQGRQLDFHEFTNKVAPLTFGYPPVLRTAFPGLWEQIKRSFQLLQGDHLAPLTESMMGNLMLVFRQDHLNGESDWRRGSLYEFCCSVMFEATFLTIYGRPATGVRHGGMDRLRNDFHKFDNMFPFLIAQIPIWLLGRTLAVRQKLISYFLPQHMAQWTNTSQFIQRRAELFEQHDELKDVDKAAHHFAILWASVGNTLPATFWAAYFLVSQVEALKVVRQEIVDVLRDSGVDFSNSSDIMLSKEQLDKLVFLESAINESLRLSSASMNIRVAQEDFSLRLDSDRSVGVRKGDIIALYPQSLHLDPEVYDDPQVFCRITPLGQKQPIRAGESS; this is encoded by the exons GAAACCAGGCGAGCCTCCACTGGTGAAAGGCTGGATCCCGTTCGTGGGGAAGGCTCTGGACTTCGGGAAGGACGCTCACAAGTTCCTGGAGGAACATAGGAGGGAGCATGGGGACGTGTTCACGGTCCGGATCGCAG GTAAATACATGACCTTCATCATGGACCCCCTGCTGTACCCCAGTATCATCAAGCAGGGCCGGCAGCTGGACTTCCACGAGTTCACCAACAAGGTGGCTCCTCTGACCTTCGGCTACCCGCCCGTCCTCCGCACCGCCTTCCCCGGCCTCTGGGAGCAGATCAAGCGCtccttccagctgctgcaggggGACCACCTGGCACCGCTGACAGAGAGCATGATGGGTAACCTGATGCTGGTGTTCCGTCAGGACCACCTGAACGGGGAAAGCGACTGGAGGAGAGGCAGCCTGTACGAGTTCTGCTGCTCCGTCATGTTCGAGGCCACATTCCTGACCATCTACGGCAGGCCAGCGACCGGCGTCCGCCACGGAGGGATGGACCGTCTGAGGAACGACTTCCACAAGTTCGACAACATGTTCCCGTTCCTCATCGCTCAGATTCCCATCTGGCTGCTGGGGCGGACCCTGGCCGTCCGCCAGAAGCTGATCTCCTACTTCCTGCCACAGCACATGGCCCAGTGGACCAACACTTCCCAGTTCATCCAGAGAAGAGCCGAGCTGTTTGAGCAGCACGACGAGCTGAAGGACGTCGATAAAGCTG CTCATCACTTCGCTATCCTGTGGGCGTCAGTGGGCAACACGCTCCCCGCTACCTTCTGGGCCGCCTACTTCCTGGTGAGTCAGGTGGAGGCGTTGAAGGTGGTGCGCCAGGAGATCGTTGATGTCCTGCGGGACAGTGGAGTGGACTTCAGCAACAGCAGCGACATCATGCTCAGCAAAGAGCAGCTGGACAAGCTCGTCTTTCTGG AGAGCGCCATCAACGAGAGCCTCCGCCTGTCCTCGGCCTCCATGAACATCCGGGTGGCCCAGGAGGACTTCAGTCTGCGGCTGGACTCCGACCGATCGGTGGGCGTCAGGAAGGGAGACATCATCGCCCTGTACCCTCAGAGTCTGCACCTGGACCCCGAGGTCTACGACGACCCACAG GTGTTCTGCAGAATTACACCGCtgggtcagaaacaaccaatcagagcagggGAAAGCAGCTAG